The following coding sequences are from one Pigmentibacter sp. JX0631 window:
- a CDS encoding TonB family protein translates to MEYFFDLNKKTKDESLIAITAYSLLFHFLLVLAIALLKPHPPEFISIKVSTNSIQLSTNKTQSNKQSIQKQQDKKIPKEEIVKSNTAKRSIQKEIPTEKTTPSTSAKDIPNPTPEGQSANPSKEFYSAESTVDKTAQCTLPEINLTEDATNAGIKSGNVIIEVQINSQGKVTNATLIKGTGYKIDQVALNAAKELSCRPARRDQESVGVIKRINWVIVQ, encoded by the coding sequence GTGGAATATTTTTTCGACCTTAACAAAAAAACAAAAGATGAAAGCTTAATAGCAATAACCGCATATAGTTTGTTATTCCACTTTTTACTAGTACTTGCTATAGCGTTACTTAAACCACATCCTCCTGAATTTATAAGTATCAAGGTTTCTACTAATTCTATTCAATTAAGCACGAATAAAACCCAATCAAACAAACAATCAATTCAAAAACAACAAGATAAAAAAATCCCAAAAGAAGAAATAGTAAAATCAAATACAGCAAAACGCAGCATCCAAAAAGAAATACCAACCGAAAAAACAACCCCTTCTACAAGTGCTAAAGATATTCCTAATCCTACTCCCGAAGGCCAGTCCGCAAATCCTAGTAAAGAATTTTATTCAGCAGAATCAACAGTGGATAAGACGGCTCAATGCACGTTGCCTGAAATAAATTTAACTGAAGACGCAACTAATGCAGGAATTAAAAGTGGTAATGTTATTATAGAAGTTCAAATAAATAGCCAAGGAAAAGTGACTAATGCAACGTTGATAAAGGGAACTGGATATAAAATTGATCAAGTCGCTCTGAATGCAGCAAAAGAATTAAGTTGTCGACCAGCAAGAAGAGATCAAGAAAGCGTCGGAGTTATTAAAAGAATTAATTGGGTTATAGTTCAATAA
- a CDS encoding KH domain-containing protein, protein MRELIEYVAKSLVDNADKVEINEINGAQTNVIELKVAKEDVGKIIGKSGRTADAIRTILNCGAAKQNKRYILHIIDE, encoded by the coding sequence ATGCGAGAATTAATTGAATATGTTGCGAAGTCTCTTGTCGACAATGCGGATAAAGTTGAAATTAATGAAATTAATGGCGCACAAACAAATGTTATAGAATTAAAAGTTGCGAAAGAAGATGTTGGAAAAATCATTGGAAAAAGTGGTAGAACCGCAGATGCCATTAGAACTATTTTAAATTGTGGGGCAGCTAAACAAAACAAAAGATATATTTTACATATTATTGACGAATAG
- a CDS encoding glycoside hydrolase family 3 N-terminal domain-containing protein produces MSPKERQSIPKKFEKYFYSLPLIEQAGFFLWPSLNSIEIQPEEKKLLNLIKPSGVILFKRNLQSFAQARNLIQTIKKVRRNKKSSYNIPFITSIDEEGGRVSRLPPPFIRGKPALEFAELNDLNGLESQILHQIFVAKNLGINSLLSPVVDILTEPSNLVIGDRCFGRTPEKVTKFASFVNKILLTENMYSCAKHFPGHGNTTTDSHKELSVSNVTLDVLRNREWIPFKNLIAENVPFIITAHVLIPEIDQNNPATLSKTILAKYLRKELGFKGLIISDDLRMNAIAEHYNQKRKIQSSITENNNISIQEEDDYLKQAAIDALKAGCDILLSCQSIVREAKIAYAIANKMQKDKLFHNLMLEKAWNIFSTLTKKQKMKA; encoded by the coding sequence TTGAGTCCGAAAGAGCGACAATCAATTCCAAAAAAATTTGAAAAATATTTTTATTCATTACCATTAATTGAACAAGCGGGTTTTTTCTTGTGGCCTTCTTTAAATAGTATTGAAATTCAGCCTGAAGAAAAAAAATTATTAAATTTGATTAAACCCTCGGGCGTAATTCTTTTTAAAAGAAATTTACAAAGTTTTGCACAAGCAAGAAATTTAATACAAACTATAAAAAAAGTACGTCGCAATAAAAAAAGCTCTTACAATATACCTTTTATTACTTCAATAGATGAAGAAGGAGGAAGAGTTTCACGTTTGCCTCCTCCTTTTATTAGAGGCAAACCCGCTCTTGAATTTGCTGAATTAAATGACCTAAATGGCCTAGAAAGTCAAATCTTGCATCAAATTTTTGTTGCGAAGAATTTAGGAATTAATAGTTTACTTAGTCCAGTAGTAGATATACTTACAGAACCTTCAAATTTAGTAATTGGAGATAGATGTTTTGGTCGTACTCCTGAAAAGGTTACAAAATTCGCTTCTTTTGTGAATAAAATATTACTAACAGAAAATATGTATTCATGTGCAAAACATTTTCCTGGACATGGAAATACAACGACTGATTCTCATAAAGAATTAAGTGTTAGTAATGTCACTTTAGATGTTTTAAGAAACAGAGAATGGATTCCTTTTAAAAATCTAATAGCTGAAAATGTACCTTTTATTATTACTGCACATGTACTTATACCTGAAATAGATCAAAATAATCCTGCAACACTTAGCAAAACAATTCTCGCAAAATATTTACGAAAAGAATTAGGTTTTAAAGGATTAATCATTAGCGATGACTTACGAATGAATGCGATTGCGGAACATTACAATCAAAAAAGAAAAATACAATCATCAATCACTGAAAATAATAATATCTCTATCCAAGAAGAAGATGATTATTTAAAACAAGCCGCAATTGATGCATTAAAAGCTGGTTGTGACATTTTATTAAGTTGTCAAAGTATTGTTAGAGAAGCAAAAATTGCATATGCAATCGCCAACAAAATGCAGAAAGATAAACTATTCCATAATTTGATGTTGGAGAAAGCGTGGAATATTTTTTCGACCTTAACAAAAAAACAAAAGATGAAAGCTTAA
- the glpK gene encoding glycerol kinase GlpK, whose amino-acid sequence MTHFILSIDEGTTGIQASFFSMNDFSMYGNNKIEFPQIYPRPGLVEHNPQQIWETTLKAIHNAIELAYQQNTDFSSAKIAAIGITNQRETCLAWNKKTGEIAGNAIVWQDRRTADFCENLKKNKKLQEEILQKTGLVCDPYFSASKMRWMLEQYSSVKQWDLTAELALGTIDSFIIWKLTNGKSFVTDHTNASRTMLYNLHTGSYDSELLKLFNISQNSLAEIKPSFAKFGETYKVPGLPDGIPITGVLGDQQAALFGQKCFNSGEAKITFGTGAFLLMNTGENIVTTDEGLLTTVAFATKNKRAFALEGSAFIAGAAVQFLRDNFCWVKNSSESAEQAMSYPRDEEVLFVPSLAGLGAPYWNPQAKGVLFGLTRGTQKAQIIRAVLESIAMQNVQLLKLMEKLSKQKILKVGVDGGASRNDFLMQFQADTLQTELFRPINTETTSLGAAMAASTGLNEQDIFLANKDYNGKEFKPLMPEAIASANLYRWLKAVDCVNLFYK is encoded by the coding sequence ATGACTCATTTTATCTTATCTATAGATGAAGGTACCACAGGAATTCAGGCTTCATTTTTTAGTATGAATGATTTTTCAATGTATGGAAATAATAAAATTGAATTTCCTCAAATTTACCCTAGACCAGGTTTAGTCGAACACAATCCACAACAAATTTGGGAAACTACATTAAAAGCAATTCATAATGCAATAGAACTTGCTTATCAGCAAAATACTGATTTCTCATCCGCAAAAATTGCTGCAATAGGCATAACAAATCAAAGAGAAACTTGTTTAGCTTGGAATAAAAAAACTGGTGAAATTGCTGGCAATGCTATTGTTTGGCAAGATAGAAGAACCGCAGATTTTTGCGAGAATTTAAAAAAGAATAAGAAATTACAAGAAGAGATTCTTCAAAAAACTGGATTAGTATGCGATCCCTACTTTAGTGCTTCTAAAATGCGGTGGATGTTAGAACAATATTCTTCAGTTAAACAGTGGGATTTAACAGCAGAACTAGCTTTAGGAACTATTGATTCATTCATCATTTGGAAATTAACAAATGGGAAATCGTTTGTTACTGATCATACAAATGCAAGTCGTACTATGTTGTATAATTTACATACTGGCAGTTATGATAGTGAGTTATTAAAATTATTTAATATTTCACAAAATAGTTTAGCTGAAATCAAACCAAGTTTTGCAAAATTTGGAGAAACTTATAAAGTTCCAGGACTTCCAGATGGGATACCTATAACTGGCGTATTAGGAGATCAACAAGCCGCTTTATTTGGGCAAAAGTGTTTTAATTCTGGAGAAGCAAAAATAACATTTGGGACAGGTGCTTTTCTTTTAATGAATACAGGAGAAAATATAGTAACAACGGATGAAGGATTACTAACTACAGTTGCTTTTGCTACAAAAAATAAAAGAGCATTTGCTTTAGAGGGATCTGCATTTATTGCAGGAGCAGCCGTTCAATTTCTGCGAGATAATTTTTGTTGGGTAAAAAATTCATCAGAAAGTGCTGAACAAGCTATGAGCTATCCAAGAGATGAAGAGGTTTTGTTTGTACCATCTTTAGCTGGTTTAGGTGCACCTTATTGGAATCCTCAAGCAAAAGGGGTTTTATTTGGCCTTACAAGAGGAACACAGAAAGCACAAATTATAAGGGCTGTCTTAGAAAGTATTGCAATGCAAAATGTTCAGCTGCTTAAATTAATGGAAAAATTAAGTAAACAAAAAATACTAAAAGTTGGTGTTGATGGCGGAGCATCTAGAAATGATTTTCTTATGCAGTTTCAGGCAGATACATTACAAACAGAATTATTTAGACCAATAAATACTGAAACGACTTCTTTAGGAGCAGCAATGGCTGCGTCGACTGGATTAAATGAGCAAGATATATTTCTTGCAAATAAAGATTATAATGGAAAAGAATTTAAACCATTAATGCCTGAAGCAATTGCAAGTGCAAATTTGTATCGTTGGCTCAAAGCGGTTGATTGTGTTAATTTATTTTATAAGTAA
- a CDS encoding Hsp20 family protein → MYRNHFRKHLTSQNSSLPFFGFHSEVGNLLNSIFSEQINENNSEIWFRPSLDIIETKEHFLVTLELSGVSQKDVEISLEKNILTISGEKKKKELDKETSFYRSEISYGKFKRSIEFPEKANSEAIEAELKDGILAIKIGKILHSEAKKIEIKLA, encoded by the coding sequence ATGTACCGTAATCATTTTAGAAAACATTTAACAAGCCAAAATAGTTCTTTACCTTTTTTTGGTTTTCACAGTGAAGTAGGTAACTTGTTAAATTCAATTTTTTCTGAGCAAATTAATGAAAATAATTCCGAAATTTGGTTCAGACCTAGTTTAGATATAATTGAAACAAAAGAGCATTTTTTAGTTACTCTCGAACTTTCTGGAGTTTCTCAAAAAGACGTTGAAATATCACTAGAGAAAAATATATTAACCATTTCAGGAGAAAAAAAGAAAAAAGAACTTGATAAAGAAACAAGCTTTTATCGCAGTGAAATTTCTTATGGAAAATTCAAACGCTCCATAGAATTTCCTGAAAAAGCAAATTCAGAGGCCATTGAAGCAGAATTAAAAGATGGAATTTTGGCAATTAAAATTGGAAAAATTTTGCATTCAGAAGCTAAAAAAATCGAAATTAAATTAGCTTAA